One genomic window of Bremerella sp. JC817 includes the following:
- a CDS encoding DUF1549 domain-containing protein, producing MWLKNIAFIALATILLASLANWLLAPPRVEAIDTPLIVADASMLKAKQIIDAQFAEIWERDDLKPAPKADDLTIARRISLGLTGSIPSLEEIRLLENRPEEDRLAWWVDHLLEDRRYGDYMAERLSRAYVGTENGPFLIFRKRRFVTWLSDQLMANRPYDQLTKELIAESGLWTDHPAVNFITATVDQDGTKEPDVAMLAGRLTRAFLATRIDCVQCHDDNLGGDLKQSDFHELASFFSEAQNSFVGITDKKGRPYEFKYLNAEEETTVPAQVPFNQQLLAEQSGTLRERLAGWVTHPENRPFARALVNRVWAVMTGRPLVEPVDSIPLEGSFEQGTYPPGLEPLVDEFIASGFDLKELIRLIASTEAFQLDSRAEHEITPRHEQTWAAFPVTMLRPEQVIGSINQATFLQTLNADSHILTRLITFGETNDFLKRYGDAGEDEFSMDGGTIPQRLLMMNGNLVKERTTQNFLRNSASRVAALAPSDEVAVETAFLCVLTRRPTEIEQQHFVARLKDTEIKANRMQDLEDIYWALMNCTEFAWNH from the coding sequence ATGTGGCTGAAGAACATCGCATTTATCGCTCTGGCGACGATTCTGCTCGCTTCGCTGGCCAACTGGCTGCTGGCTCCGCCGAGGGTCGAGGCCATCGATACGCCATTGATCGTGGCCGATGCCAGCATGCTGAAAGCCAAGCAGATTATCGATGCGCAGTTCGCCGAGATCTGGGAACGCGATGACCTGAAGCCTGCTCCGAAAGCGGATGACCTGACGATCGCTCGCCGCATTTCGCTGGGACTGACCGGTTCGATTCCTTCGCTCGAAGAGATCCGCCTCCTCGAAAATCGCCCAGAGGAAGATCGCCTGGCATGGTGGGTCGATCACTTACTCGAAGATCGCCGTTATGGCGACTACATGGCCGAGCGTCTCTCGCGGGCCTATGTCGGAACCGAAAACGGACCGTTTCTCATCTTTCGCAAACGAAGGTTTGTTACCTGGCTCAGTGATCAACTAATGGCCAATCGTCCGTACGATCAGCTCACGAAAGAACTGATTGCCGAGTCAGGCCTATGGACCGATCACCCGGCGGTAAACTTCATCACGGCGACCGTCGATCAAGATGGTACGAAAGAACCTGACGTCGCGATGCTGGCCGGGCGTCTGACGCGTGCTTTTCTGGCGACTCGTATCGACTGCGTGCAGTGCCACGACGACAACCTGGGGGGCGATCTGAAGCAGAGCGACTTCCACGAGTTGGCCTCGTTCTTCAGCGAAGCGCAGAATTCGTTCGTCGGCATCACCGACAAAAAGGGACGCCCTTACGAGTTCAAGTATCTCAATGCGGAAGAAGAAACAACGGTCCCTGCCCAGGTCCCGTTCAACCAGCAACTGTTGGCCGAACAGAGCGGAACGCTTCGCGAGCGACTCGCCGGTTGGGTGACGCACCCCGAGAATCGCCCCTTTGCCCGAGCGTTGGTGAATCGCGTCTGGGCGGTGATGACCGGCCGGCCGTTGGTTGAACCGGTCGATAGCATTCCGCTGGAGGGCAGCTTCGAGCAAGGAACCTATCCGCCAGGGCTCGAACCGCTGGTCGACGAGTTCATTGCCAGCGGATTCGACCTCAAGGAACTGATTCGCTTGATCGCCTCGACCGAGGCCTTTCAGCTCGATAGCCGGGCCGAACATGAAATCACTCCCCGGCACGAACAAACCTGGGCGGCGTTTCCTGTCACGATGCTTCGGCCGGAACAAGTTATCGGCAGCATCAATCAGGCGACGTTCCTGCAAACGTTGAACGCTGATAGCCATATCCTCACGCGGCTGATTACGTTCGGCGAAACGAACGACTTCCTTAAGCGTTATGGCGACGCAGGTGAGGACGAATTCAGCATGGATGGCGGGACGATCCCGCAGCGGTTGCTGATGATGAATGGCAACCTGGTCAAAGAGCGGACCACGCAGAACTTCCTGCGGAACTCCGCTTCCCGCGTGGCGGCACTTGCCCCTAGCGATGAAGTCGCGGTCGAAACGGCGTTCCTGTGTGTGCTGACGCGACGACCAACCGAGATCGAGCAGCAGCACTTCGTTGCTCGCCTGAAAGATACCGAGATCAAAGCCAATCGTATGCAGGACCTGGAAGATATCTACTGGGCCCTGATGAACTGCACCGAATTCGCCTGGAACCACTAA
- a CDS encoding DUF4013 domain-containing protein produces the protein MSVANASWPTDELIAAEEIVRPLGDPPSSPETPDQGVGVPPKTPIFWRIGSGLLSAGDWCFGVVSMVVILAFLATVPVLNLMSLGYLLEVAGRIGRTGKFTQGFVGIRKASKIGSMVAGAWLMFLPLRFLSDAWQSAWLIDPNSPQTRNLWTVTMIATVAVGLHVAWACYRGGRFRHFLWPAPILFFKTIFTGGMYAHAREGTLAFIKELHLWHYFSLGARGFFGTLAWLAIPVLWMIGARQITEPGAAFVVSLPGMLMFAFVLLYLPFLQAHFAAENRFKALFEVRMVRSLFRQAPLAWWLALLTTLLFALPLYLLKIEMIDREIAWLPSLFFVVFIFPARMLSGWALAVAKKREKPAHFVWRWLGRLAAIPVVVSYIFFMYLFLYISWRGADSLLEQHAFLVPVPFLGS, from the coding sequence ATGTCTGTCGCCAATGCCAGCTGGCCCACCGACGAATTGATTGCCGCGGAGGAAATCGTCCGACCGCTGGGCGATCCACCTTCGTCGCCTGAAACGCCAGACCAGGGTGTTGGCGTACCTCCCAAGACGCCAATCTTCTGGCGGATTGGCTCGGGCCTGCTGAGTGCCGGTGACTGGTGCTTTGGCGTGGTCTCGATGGTCGTGATCCTCGCTTTTCTGGCGACCGTGCCGGTGCTGAACCTGATGAGCCTCGGCTATCTGCTGGAAGTTGCGGGCCGGATCGGCCGCACCGGGAAGTTCACCCAAGGATTCGTCGGGATTCGGAAGGCCTCGAAGATCGGCAGCATGGTGGCCGGAGCGTGGTTGATGTTTCTGCCGCTGCGGTTCCTTTCCGATGCCTGGCAAAGTGCCTGGCTGATCGATCCGAACAGTCCTCAGACACGAAACTTGTGGACGGTCACGATGATCGCGACAGTGGCCGTTGGTCTGCATGTCGCTTGGGCATGCTATCGCGGAGGTCGCTTCCGCCACTTCCTTTGGCCAGCCCCCATCTTGTTTTTCAAGACAATCTTTACCGGTGGCATGTACGCCCATGCTCGGGAAGGGACGCTCGCGTTCATCAAAGAACTTCACCTGTGGCATTACTTCTCGCTCGGAGCCCGCGGCTTCTTCGGGACGCTGGCCTGGCTGGCAATTCCGGTGCTGTGGATGATTGGTGCCCGGCAGATTACCGAGCCAGGGGCCGCGTTCGTGGTGAGCTTGCCCGGGATGCTGATGTTTGCCTTCGTGCTGCTTTACCTGCCATTTCTGCAAGCCCACTTCGCCGCCGAGAACCGTTTCAAAGCGTTGTTTGAAGTGCGAATGGTTCGCAGCCTCTTTCGTCAGGCTCCGCTGGCCTGGTGGTTGGCTTTACTGACAACGCTGCTATTCGCGTTGCCGCTTTACCTGCTGAAGATCGAAATGATCGACCGCGAGATCGCGTGGCTGCCGAGCTTGTTCTTTGTCGTGTTTATCTTTCCGGCCCGGATGCTTTCTGGGTGGGCGTTGGCCGTGGCGAAGAAGCGGGAGAAACCGGCTCATTTCGTGTGGCGATGGCTGGGTCGATTGGCGGCGATTCCGGTCGTCGTGTCGTACATCTTCTTCATGTACTTGTTTCTTTACATCTCGTGGAGAGGGGCGGATAGTCTGCTGGAACAGCACGCGTTTCTCGTTCCGGTCCCATTTCTGGGAAGCTAG